A single region of the Microbulbifer sp. MKSA007 genome encodes:
- a CDS encoding peptidoglycan DD-metalloendopeptidase family protein, whose protein sequence is MFKILGLLVLLQAVSSCSSHKAPSSSLRQPPSIKITHHTVGKGDTLYSIAWRYGKDFRQLAAINGIRSPYQIYPGQRIRLTGSVPTKSTAGTQKKQKAPVAKAKPKTTQTTTAKKSLTPSPKRQSTASRRSGSVNWRWPAKGKVISHFRSGDPLRKGVDIAGEKGESVLAAADGTVIYAGSALRGYGKLLIVKHNEVYLSAYAHNHRLLVKEGSRVKAGQRIAELGSSGTDRNKLHFEIRKNGQPVDPLAYLP, encoded by the coding sequence GTGTTTAAAATATTAGGCTTGCTGGTTCTGCTGCAGGCCGTTTCCTCCTGTTCCAGCCATAAGGCTCCCTCAAGCTCCCTACGCCAGCCCCCGAGTATCAAAATTACCCACCACACGGTAGGTAAAGGGGATACCCTTTATTCGATAGCCTGGCGTTACGGCAAGGATTTTCGCCAATTGGCGGCGATAAATGGTATCCGCTCCCCTTATCAAATATATCCTGGGCAGAGAATCAGGCTGACGGGTTCAGTGCCAACCAAGAGCACTGCCGGCACGCAAAAGAAGCAAAAAGCGCCAGTCGCAAAAGCTAAACCGAAAACAACACAAACGACCACTGCTAAAAAATCTTTAACACCAAGCCCAAAGCGCCAATCAACAGCATCTCGCCGGAGCGGATCGGTCAACTGGCGCTGGCCCGCCAAGGGGAAAGTGATTAGTCACTTCCGCTCTGGGGACCCATTGCGTAAGGGAGTTGATATCGCGGGTGAAAAGGGTGAGTCTGTACTGGCAGCGGCTGATGGCACCGTGATCTACGCAGGAAGCGCCTTGAGAGGTTATGGAAAGCTGCTGATCGTCAAGCACAACGAGGTTTACCTCAGTGCCTATGCACACAATCACCGGTTGCTCGTAAAGGAGGGCAGCAGGGTAAAGGCGGGGCAAAGGATAGCGGAACTGGGTTCGAGTGGTACCGACCGCAACAAGCTCCACTTTGAGATTCGCAAAAACGGTCAGCCAGTAGACCCTCTTGCCTACTTACCGTAA
- a CDS encoding YdbL family protein: protein MKTLMKAFLALSLLIALPAMAISLNEAKSKGLVGEANSGYIAIVDASSPELEKLVKEVNAKRKAAYARIAERNKIDIAQVATRAAEKLEARLSPGEYYQDNLGRWVRK, encoded by the coding sequence ATGAAGACATTAATGAAAGCCTTTTTGGCACTGAGCTTATTAATCGCCCTGCCTGCAATGGCAATTTCCCTAAATGAAGCCAAAAGTAAGGGCCTGGTTGGTGAAGCCAATAGCGGATACATCGCTATCGTAGATGCCAGCTCACCAGAACTGGAAAAACTGGTCAAAGAAGTGAATGCCAAGCGAAAAGCTGCTTACGCTCGAATCGCTGAGCGCAATAAAATTGATATAGCCCAGGTGGCAACACGCGCCGCTGAAAAGTTGGAAGCCCGCTTGTCACCCGGAGAATACTACCAGGACAACCTGGGACGCTGGGTAAGGAAGTAA
- a CDS encoding YnbE family lipoprotein, translating to MKASRLIPMGLLYAMVATGCTPTVAVKAPSEPITVNLNVKIEHEIRVKVDKDLDNLFEDKEGIF from the coding sequence ATGAAAGCCAGCCGACTGATTCCTATGGGGCTGCTATACGCTATGGTTGCTACAGGGTGTACACCCACTGTAGCGGTAAAGGCTCCCAGTGAGCCAATTACAGTAAACCTGAATGTGAAAATTGAGCACGAAATTCGGGTCAAGGTCGACAAGGACCTGGACAACCTGTTTGAAGACAAGGAAGGGATTTTCTAA
- a CDS encoding YdbH domain-containing protein, whose product MAFKGKLQLSSLNNINSPEVNSFQLELIPNQTIQLDISAPTSGKNSPLITTGLHQSKIQASIKDLISITGDLTNPNKRDIEVEQGSLTATIQGSNGDSTVQLTASGIQCHFSDISACNFELKTKVPQLYERARELAVTNLSSTAKAKIESNLKGQKFTLESIKVSGEKIATKTLAADRVNLDIPTVHCEVTEPTICTLPEISSQFGIINTEQFSLSGDLNFLDSIVTIKNGAAALDSEFNSNNLEIETSEKYKVNSSAKGKLSLQHNKLTSHSQIKAGAIKIDLSGSYDLSKSSGGVEFSVPEVTFSTDRSLNDTIQGLPLNIVSGRLSAGGSVSLHPRSKDSIHVSLDDIAATYKDSFATGISGDLKVENEDGHWITPTPYSLSIESINAGLPVKNIQLSLQLDKQKDITLHNFSADFLQGKVTSSALIWNLAEETRKSIVHAQGISLEALAQETDSENFEASGLINLEIPIVTGPEGITVEAGHLQGEAPGGRLRYYGAFSPQMLASNPQLKLIANALEDYEFQTLEGSIDYPASGDLQLQLKLVGRSEAIDSDRDLVINLNLENNIPDMLRSLQASRDLTETLEKQLDQ is encoded by the coding sequence GTGGCATTTAAGGGTAAACTTCAACTAAGTTCGCTTAACAATATTAACTCTCCAGAAGTAAATAGCTTTCAATTAGAATTAATACCAAACCAAACTATTCAATTGGATATTTCAGCTCCCACATCAGGGAAAAACTCGCCTTTAATTACTACCGGATTACATCAAAGCAAGATTCAGGCAAGCATTAAAGATCTTATCTCCATTACAGGTGACCTGACCAATCCCAACAAAAGAGATATTGAGGTCGAACAAGGATCTCTAACTGCAACAATACAAGGCTCCAATGGGGACTCGACAGTACAGTTAACCGCTAGCGGCATACAATGTCACTTCTCTGATATCAGTGCCTGTAACTTTGAGCTGAAGACAAAGGTACCCCAACTTTATGAGCGGGCCAGAGAATTAGCAGTTACCAATCTGAGCTCAACGGCCAAGGCAAAGATTGAAAGCAATCTTAAAGGTCAAAAATTCACGCTAGAGAGCATTAAAGTATCTGGAGAAAAAATAGCAACCAAAACATTGGCGGCTGACAGAGTAAACTTAGATATACCAACAGTACACTGCGAAGTAACAGAACCTACAATCTGCACTCTCCCAGAAATAAGCAGTCAGTTTGGAATTATCAACACCGAGCAATTTTCCCTTTCTGGAGACCTCAATTTTCTTGATAGTATCGTTACCATCAAAAATGGTGCTGCAGCGCTGGACAGTGAATTTAATAGTAACAATTTAGAGATTGAGACATCGGAAAAGTACAAGGTTAACTCTTCAGCCAAAGGCAAGCTATCCCTGCAACACAATAAGCTAACAAGTCATAGTCAAATTAAAGCAGGTGCAATTAAAATTGATTTAAGCGGCTCTTACGACTTATCAAAATCCTCAGGTGGAGTTGAATTTTCCGTTCCTGAAGTTACCTTTAGTACGGATCGCTCTCTAAACGATACGATCCAGGGGCTTCCCCTCAATATCGTCTCGGGCAGACTTTCTGCCGGTGGTTCTGTGTCTTTGCACCCCCGGTCCAAAGATAGTATCCATGTTTCATTGGACGATATTGCAGCAACCTATAAGGATAGTTTTGCCACCGGAATCAGTGGAGATCTAAAAGTAGAAAACGAAGATGGGCACTGGATCACACCTACACCATACTCACTATCGATAGAATCTATTAACGCGGGTTTACCAGTAAAAAATATCCAGTTATCACTGCAACTGGATAAACAGAAAGATATTACATTGCATAATTTTTCTGCTGACTTTTTGCAAGGCAAGGTTACTTCATCAGCCCTTATTTGGAATCTCGCTGAAGAGACTCGAAAAAGCATTGTACATGCACAAGGTATTTCTCTAGAGGCTTTAGCACAGGAGACGGACTCAGAGAACTTTGAGGCCAGCGGGCTAATTAATTTAGAAATCCCCATTGTAACGGGGCCTGAGGGCATCACTGTGGAAGCCGGTCACCTTCAGGGTGAAGCTCCAGGCGGACGCTTGCGCTACTACGGAGCCTTTTCTCCGCAGATGCTGGCAAGCAACCCTCAACTCAAGTTGATAGCCAATGCATTGGAAGATTATGAGTTTCAAACACTGGAAGGCAGCATAGACTATCCAGCCAGCGGAGATCTCCAACTACAGCTAAAGCTGGTTGGGCGAAGTGAGGCTATCGATTCTGATCGAGACCTGGTGATCAACCTGAACCTTGAAAACAATATCCCAGACATGTTGCGCTCATTGCAAGCCAGTCGTGATTTGACTGAAACCCTAGAAAAGCAGCTGGACCAATAG
- the pepN gene encoding aminopeptidase N — protein sequence MNDSQPKTIYLKDYQVPDYLVDATDLHFELEPKATLVKSRLNIRRNPQADAGLPPLVLDGVELELLSVSLDGVLLSTSDYQVLPEGLSIPVEKPEFLLEIRNRINPEENTSLEGLYLSNGMYCTQCEAEGFRKITFYPDRPDVMSKFTTTIVAPMDHPVLLSNGNEIEKGRYEDGRQFVTWEDPFAKPAYLFALVAGDLEHVEDSFTTASGRKVKLQIFTEAKNIGKCDHAMRSLKNAMRWDEETYGREYDLDIFMVVAVDHFNMGAMENKGLNIFNSACVLASPETATDSAFQRIESIVGHEYFHNWSGNRVTCRDWFQLSLKEGFTVFRDAEFSADLNSRAVKRIEDVSLLRTTQFAEDAGPMAHPIRPDSYIEISNFYTLTIYEKGAEVVRMIHTLLGAEGFRKGSDLYFQRHDGCAVTCEDFVKAMEDANKVELKQFRNWYSQAGTPILDVTDSFNETDGTYRLAIRQSCPSSPGQEEKLPFHLPIRIGLLGADGAELVLNEQGDTETVLQLTEDEQSFEFSGLTKKPLPSLLRGFSAPVKIKYNYSNEQLQFLMRKDKDTFNRWDASQRLALNALYELQVAFRKGEELQVQPSLISAYKEVLQDVDLDLALVAEILQLPSEQFIAEESSSIDAEAIIVARDFVRKVIAGELFDEFRKRYLELNTTKPYSPNALDIAQRRLKNTCLSYMCITETEEALNIAQVQFENASNMTDSAAALAVIINHAPEDRARGLIEQFYERWRTDTQVVELWLSQQSCSPKRGTLENIRALMDHPAFEMKNPNKVRSVIGGFANRNFKQFHKSDGSGFEFVADQVLALDKLNPQISARLVIPITRWKKYSGSLGEKMKVALQRVADSGDLSKDLFEVVSKSLI from the coding sequence ATGAATGATAGCCAGCCAAAGACCATTTACCTGAAAGACTATCAAGTACCAGATTACCTGGTGGATGCTACTGATTTACATTTTGAGCTGGAACCCAAGGCAACTTTGGTCAAATCTCGTTTGAATATTCGCAGAAATCCGCAAGCGGACGCAGGGCTGCCGCCTTTAGTGCTGGATGGTGTTGAGCTGGAATTACTTTCGGTTTCTTTGGATGGAGTTTTGTTATCTACATCTGATTATCAGGTTCTACCTGAGGGCCTGTCTATCCCTGTAGAGAAACCAGAATTTCTGCTGGAAATCCGCAATCGGATAAATCCGGAGGAAAACACATCTTTAGAGGGATTATATCTCTCTAATGGTATGTATTGCACTCAATGTGAAGCTGAAGGATTTAGAAAAATTACTTTCTATCCTGATCGGCCGGATGTTATGTCCAAATTTACCACCACCATCGTCGCGCCGATGGACCACCCGGTACTACTTTCCAACGGCAATGAAATTGAGAAAGGTAGATATGAAGATGGTCGTCAGTTTGTAACTTGGGAAGATCCATTTGCCAAGCCGGCTTACTTATTTGCGTTGGTAGCCGGGGATTTGGAGCATGTGGAAGATAGCTTCACAACAGCCTCTGGTAGAAAGGTTAAGTTGCAGATCTTTACGGAAGCGAAAAATATTGGGAAGTGTGATCATGCTATGCGATCCCTTAAAAATGCGATGCGTTGGGATGAGGAAACTTACGGAAGGGAATATGACCTAGATATCTTTATGGTTGTTGCTGTTGATCATTTCAATATGGGGGCTATGGAAAACAAAGGATTGAATATTTTCAATTCGGCCTGCGTGCTCGCTAGCCCAGAAACAGCGACGGACTCAGCTTTTCAGCGGATCGAGTCTATTGTAGGGCATGAGTACTTTCACAATTGGTCCGGTAATCGGGTCACCTGCCGGGATTGGTTTCAGTTGAGTCTGAAGGAAGGTTTTACCGTATTTCGTGATGCAGAGTTCTCCGCTGACCTTAATTCCCGAGCGGTTAAGCGTATTGAAGATGTATCCCTTTTGCGTACTACCCAGTTTGCTGAAGATGCCGGCCCTATGGCCCATCCTATCAGGCCAGATTCTTATATAGAAATTTCAAACTTTTACACTCTGACAATTTATGAAAAGGGTGCGGAAGTTGTACGGATGATTCATACACTCTTAGGTGCAGAAGGATTCCGCAAAGGAAGTGACTTGTACTTTCAGCGGCACGATGGCTGCGCGGTAACCTGTGAAGATTTCGTCAAGGCGATGGAAGATGCTAACAAGGTTGAACTGAAGCAATTCCGCAACTGGTATAGCCAAGCAGGCACGCCGATACTTGATGTGACAGATAGCTTTAATGAAACTGATGGCACTTATAGGCTAGCTATTCGCCAGTCTTGCCCTTCATCGCCGGGTCAGGAAGAGAAGTTACCTTTCCACTTACCAATAAGAATTGGATTGCTGGGGGCTGATGGCGCAGAGCTTGTACTCAATGAGCAGGGTGATACTGAAACTGTTTTACAGTTAACAGAAGATGAGCAATCTTTTGAGTTTTCCGGACTTACAAAGAAGCCTTTACCCTCATTGCTGCGGGGCTTCTCTGCTCCAGTAAAAATAAAGTACAACTATAGTAATGAGCAGCTTCAGTTTTTAATGAGAAAGGATAAGGACACGTTTAACCGCTGGGATGCAAGTCAGCGCCTAGCATTAAATGCTTTGTATGAGCTTCAGGTGGCTTTTCGTAAAGGTGAGGAACTACAGGTACAACCAAGTTTAATCAGTGCTTATAAAGAGGTTTTACAGGATGTTGATCTCGATCTAGCGCTGGTCGCAGAGATCTTGCAATTGCCCAGTGAGCAGTTTATCGCTGAAGAGTCATCATCTATTGATGCGGAAGCAATAATTGTTGCGAGGGATTTTGTAAGGAAGGTAATTGCAGGTGAATTATTTGATGAATTTCGCAAGCGCTATCTGGAATTGAATACGACTAAGCCCTATAGCCCGAATGCGTTAGATATTGCGCAAAGACGACTTAAAAATACCTGTTTATCCTATATGTGCATAACAGAAACTGAGGAGGCGTTAAATATAGCCCAGGTTCAGTTTGAGAACGCTAGTAATATGACAGATAGTGCGGCGGCTCTCGCTGTTATTATTAATCATGCACCGGAAGACCGAGCCAGGGGGTTGATTGAGCAATTTTATGAGCGCTGGAGAACCGATACTCAAGTCGTAGAACTATGGCTGAGTCAGCAGAGTTGTAGTCCCAAGCGCGGTACATTGGAAAATATTCGTGCACTTATGGATCACCCTGCTTTTGAAATGAAAAACCCCAATAAAGTAAGGTCTGTAATAGGTGGTTTTGCTAATCGTAATTTTAAGCAATTCCATAAGAGCGATGGTAGCGGGTTTGAGTTTGTTGCCGATCAGGTTCTGGCCTTGGACAAGCTAAATCCACAAATTTCAGCAAGGCTGGTTATACCGATCACACGTTGGAAAAAATACTCTGGTAGCCTGGGTGAGAAGATGAAAGTTGCCCTGCAAAGGGTTGCTGATTCGGGAGACCTATCTAAGGATTTGTTTGAGGTGGTTAGCAAAAGCTTGATTTAA
- a CDS encoding histidine phosphatase family protein: MARIFLIRHGEAAKGEHIPDPILTDEGYKQAEELALKLSTLEKVQLISSPKLRAQQTAKPLAEVWDIEVVIENAVTEIPTPEEIPKAQRLTWLRTLLTGEWDPCDREQKDWRDGIIRYLESLSEDTFIFCHFMVINSVVAHIRNHQKVQQFRPDYTSITELKNDGTKLHLVQLGEEKDNKVL; this comes from the coding sequence ATGGCAAGAATTTTTTTAATCAGGCATGGAGAAGCAGCGAAAGGGGAGCACATCCCCGATCCAATACTCACAGACGAAGGTTACAAGCAGGCAGAAGAGCTAGCCCTAAAACTTTCCACACTCGAGAAAGTTCAATTAATAAGCAGCCCCAAACTCCGTGCACAACAAACAGCAAAGCCCTTGGCCGAAGTTTGGGATATAGAGGTTGTGATTGAAAATGCAGTGACGGAAATACCTACACCAGAGGAAATACCCAAAGCTCAACGCCTAACCTGGTTACGAACATTACTTACTGGAGAGTGGGACCCCTGCGACAGAGAACAAAAAGATTGGCGCGATGGAATAATCAGGTATTTGGAAAGTCTTTCAGAGGATACCTTTATCTTCTGCCATTTTATGGTCATCAATTCAGTTGTTGCACATATCCGTAACCACCAAAAAGTACAACAGTTTAGGCCCGACTACACTTCAATCACTGAGCTAAAAAATGATGGAACCAAGCTACATTTAGTCCAGCTAGGCGAGGAAAAAGATAACAAAGTTCTATAA
- a CDS encoding carboxylesterase family protein, giving the protein MTTDPEIGRHLNKKPTPVVDTPAGPIIGTTDEETGVYKFLGIPYALPPVGNLRWLPPQELDRWKNPFQAHSFGSPAAQNSSTLMEVRDQNGNLPEREECLYLNVFSPAMSQGKKLPVMFWVHGGSFYMGSGCQEIYNGKYLAASGRTIVVTINYRLGALGFLRLKDISDIPSTGNEGLLDQIAALQWVRKNISAFGGDPNNITLFGESAGAMSIASLLEAPQCKGLIRRAIVQSGHPRASHSQQSANHVGKTFIQQFEEISGGISLQNCPTKLLLKTQKAILSDTSMTAKWGQLPFKPVADRELFSPEKKLSPTHQTSLLLGNNLEEWNLFSAINPESFNMDYRQICTHLEWLIPESELKPLLRHYYQLAKKMTDNPWPEWSRAWNLLLTDMVFTLPGLRHLQSHQGENYHYHFAQPLAAQPLLGACHAVELGYVFGTHSDQSLKTLYGAEENPHLLSATMQQAWLNFAETGKPGNDWPEFSGKHSKRFGSHPSARAFNSPELLSLWQHIPDDSLNGYL; this is encoded by the coding sequence ATGACTACAGACCCGGAAATTGGCAGGCACTTAAACAAAAAACCTACCCCCGTTGTTGATACGCCTGCCGGGCCAATCATCGGAACCACAGATGAAGAAACTGGCGTGTATAAATTCTTGGGTATTCCCTACGCTCTCCCCCCTGTAGGGAATTTACGTTGGCTACCACCGCAAGAGTTGGACCGCTGGAAAAATCCCTTCCAAGCGCATAGCTTTGGTTCACCAGCAGCGCAAAACTCATCCACCCTAATGGAAGTTCGAGATCAAAACGGGAATCTTCCTGAAAGGGAGGAATGCCTCTATTTGAATGTATTCTCTCCCGCAATGTCGCAAGGAAAAAAGCTGCCAGTAATGTTTTGGGTTCATGGCGGCTCTTTTTACATGGGATCAGGATGCCAAGAAATTTACAATGGTAAATACTTGGCAGCTAGCGGTCGGACAATTGTTGTCACTATAAACTACCGTTTAGGCGCACTGGGATTTCTGCGTTTAAAGGATATTAGTGATATACCATCAACCGGCAATGAAGGGCTTTTAGATCAAATAGCCGCCCTACAATGGGTTCGGAAAAATATCTCAGCATTTGGCGGAGATCCAAACAATATCACTCTTTTTGGCGAATCAGCCGGGGCTATGAGTATTGCCTCCTTACTTGAAGCCCCACAATGTAAAGGTCTTATACGGCGTGCAATTGTCCAAAGTGGGCACCCAAGAGCCTCCCACTCCCAGCAAAGCGCCAATCATGTTGGTAAGACTTTCATTCAGCAATTTGAGGAAATCTCTGGTGGCATCTCACTACAAAACTGTCCAACCAAACTTCTTCTGAAAACACAAAAAGCAATACTCTCTGACACGTCTATGACAGCAAAATGGGGGCAACTACCATTTAAACCTGTCGCAGACAGGGAACTTTTTTCCCCTGAAAAAAAGCTCTCCCCGACACACCAAACATCTCTTTTGTTAGGGAACAATTTGGAGGAATGGAATCTCTTCAGCGCAATAAACCCTGAAAGCTTTAACATGGACTACCGGCAAATATGCACTCATCTAGAATGGCTTATCCCAGAGTCCGAGCTAAAGCCCCTACTCAGACATTACTATCAACTAGCAAAAAAAATGACAGACAACCCCTGGCCAGAATGGAGCCGAGCCTGGAACCTCTTGCTCACTGATATGGTATTCACCTTGCCAGGGCTGAGACACCTACAAAGTCATCAGGGGGAAAACTATCACTATCACTTTGCGCAACCCCTCGCTGCACAGCCTTTACTAGGGGCTTGTCACGCCGTTGAGCTTGGCTATGTATTTGGAACCCATAGCGATCAGTCGTTGAAAACACTATATGGTGCTGAAGAAAACCCCCATTTATTAAGTGCCACAATGCAACAAGCTTGGCTGAATTTTGCTGAAACAGGGAAACCCGGCAATGATTGGCCAGAGTTTTCAGGAAAACACAGTAAACGATTTGGCAGTCATCCCTCAGCCAGGGCGTTTAACTCACCAGAGCTTCTCAGTTTATGGCAACATATACCCGACGATAGTTTGAATGGTTATCTTTAG